The following proteins are encoded in a genomic region of Opitutaceae bacterium:
- the rpmB gene encoding 50S ribosomal protein L28, with protein MAKICAITGKRPVKGSIINRKGQSKKSGGIGTHVTSITKRKFRPNLQRIRVKLPNGGTKRMLVSVKAIKAGLVEKA; from the coding sequence CCAAGATTTGCGCTATCACCGGCAAACGCCCCGTCAAGGGCAGCATCATCAACCGTAAAGGTCAGAGCAAGAAGAGCGGCGGCATCGGCACGCACGTGACGAGCATCACGAAGCGCAAGTTCCGTCCGAATCTTCAGCGCATTCGGGTGAAGCTCCCCAACGGCGGCACCAAGCGCATGCTTGTATCGGTCAAGGCCATCAAGGCCGGTCTGGTCGAGAAAGCCTAA